A genomic window from Solanum stenotomum isolate F172 chromosome 10, ASM1918654v1, whole genome shotgun sequence includes:
- the LOC125842816 gene encoding uncharacterized protein LOC125842816 produces MSDTPSSNAGSPTGPCTPTTPSTPDVSIGSTSCSSTSSRLVISVVAEKFVPNGHSISKTITEIFKERQDATGYSWKDVSQSTRKFYWHEFLVASTLYSKKMYIWRKGTVKPNFVLEDIWRSWKTHWASDEWMDKSATRNRCSETGGLGTSSSKHTGGSRSTVEHTIKLAIELRRPPNSWDIFKKLHKRKDGNFVDAKSKCINDKMEVVLAAAISSSSNDSQEVQELDINSLYFDVVSGEKKRRVYGLGSQGLALYQDQNSITSRNLPAVSDDVAEERIKLLEEEVLHMRENQERILQERLEAEVQQRVEHEVSRLRQQSDDRFKSMEERWSRMMSEMALSSRSSSNLSP; encoded by the exons atgAGTGATACGCCATCATCAAATGCTGGTTCTCCTACTGGTCCTTGTACTCCAACCACTCCTAGTACTCCAGATGTCTCTATTGGGTCTACTAGTTGCTCATCAACATCTTCTCGGTTGGTCATCTCAGTGGTAGCGGAAAA ATTTGTTCCTAATGGTCATTCTATCTCGAAGACCATCACAGAAATTTTCAAGGAACGACAAGATGCTACTGGCTACTCATGGAAGGATGTCAGTCAATCAACTCGTAAATTTTATTGGCATGAATTTTTG GTGGCATCCACTTTATACTCCAAGAAAATGTATATTTGGCGAAAAGGTACAGTCAAACCTAATTTTGTTTTGGAGGATATTTGGAGAAGTTGGAAGACGCATTGGGCCTCAGATGAATGGATGGATAAATCTGCCACTCGAAATCGATGTAGTGAGACTGGTGGACTAGGCACTAGTTCAAGCAAGCATACCGGTGGTTCTAGATCAACAGTGGAGCATACTATAAAATTG GCAATAGAACTACGTCGTCCACCAAATTCGTGGGATATATTTAAGAAGTTGCATAAAAGAAAGGATGGCAACTTTGTTGATGCCAAGTCTAAATGCATTAAT gATAAAATGGAGGTTGTCTTAGCTGCTGCTATTTCTAGCTCCTCGAATGATTCACAAGAAGTTCAAGAACTTGATATAAATAGCTTATATTTTGATGTTGTGAGTGGAGAAAAAAAACGACGTGTGTATGGTTTAGGCTCTCAAGGTTTGGCGTTGTATCAAGATCAAAATTCTATCACTTCGCGCAATTTACCTGCGGTGTCTGATGATGTTGCTGAAGAGCGCATTAAACTACTTGAGGAAGAAGTGTTGCATATGAGAGAAAATCAAGAGagaattcttcaagaacgttTAGAGGCGGAGGTGCAACAACGAGTAGAGCACGAGGTCTCGCGTTTGAGGCAACAAAG